One Terriglobales bacterium genomic window carries:
- a CDS encoding DUF5916 domain-containing protein codes for MLRHVLIPLLLLAALCPALGQTQQDVSNVPTKTWVIHRIDNPHIKVDGKLDEPVWQQVQPFGDLVQTDPNLGAPVSEKTEVRIFFDANNIYFGIKCYDSGAKGIIHRLGPHDGRTGSDSIDIMLDTFHDRRTAFYFSINDLGVQFDGLEDESRGGSGFGIIDPSWDGIWYSAGKVEDWGWSIEVVIPFKSIRVSHAGTQVWGFNINRTIPRKNESASWQPVSRYDGIMKPSKAGLLVGLEDVHVGRNLELIPYGSTTYRRVNWAPQLNGVSGAGGLDARYGLAGNLTASLALNPDFAETEADEFTSQISRFEIFFPEKRKFFTEGANYFQTPMDLFFSRRVGARLPDGEPQRIYEGLKLTGQARGWTIGALEALTQRTEFTDPNTGAVETEPGAFFGVLRLQHGILQKSALGFISVNRLQQDPIARDAAGNVLSESESTQAVDLSIRHGQHVTWASQFMMNFNALNPGFDAQHLGWQSTFTYDSEQYFFQSAGKFLGNKVNVSSTGFEPEVDRWSGEMTAEYKPFINRYGIRQIFATLDYGEGNGTQGELESSGASGNLEVQFKNFWDFAAGYSYDRTRFFFFTPDFGRVCTVNLACTRLYLDPNWALQLSTNRTRRWYLLFQYAHGKMTQFNENFHGFFHQYTAGLTALVGSHLNWDATAIYISEYQDGGRPFQDRRFLISRTTYQFTPKLRARVLAQYESDIHGHNLSVNSLVAYDFTARSALFLGYNHQRHVPLQPSDLGNEVFVKLSYLFSF; via the coding sequence TTGCTGCGACACGTCCTCATCCCGCTGCTGCTGCTGGCCGCGCTCTGCCCTGCCCTGGGACAGACGCAGCAGGACGTCAGCAACGTGCCCACCAAGACCTGGGTGATCCACCGCATCGACAACCCCCACATCAAGGTGGACGGCAAGCTGGACGAGCCGGTGTGGCAGCAGGTCCAGCCTTTCGGCGACCTGGTGCAGACCGATCCCAACCTGGGCGCCCCGGTCAGCGAGAAGACCGAGGTGCGCATCTTCTTCGACGCCAACAACATTTACTTCGGCATCAAGTGCTACGACTCCGGGGCCAAGGGGATCATCCACCGGCTGGGGCCGCACGACGGGCGCACCGGCTCCGACAGCATCGACATCATGCTCGACACCTTCCACGACCGGCGCACCGCTTTCTACTTCAGCATCAACGACCTGGGCGTCCAGTTCGACGGACTGGAAGACGAGAGCCGGGGCGGGAGCGGCTTCGGCATCATCGACCCGAGCTGGGACGGCATCTGGTACAGCGCCGGCAAGGTGGAGGACTGGGGCTGGTCGATCGAGGTGGTCATTCCCTTCAAGTCCATCCGGGTGTCGCACGCGGGCACGCAGGTGTGGGGCTTCAACATCAACCGCACCATCCCGCGCAAGAACGAGAGCGCTTCCTGGCAGCCGGTGAGCCGCTACGACGGCATCATGAAGCCCTCCAAGGCGGGGCTGCTGGTGGGGCTGGAGGACGTGCACGTGGGCCGCAACCTGGAACTGATCCCCTACGGCAGCACCACCTACCGGCGGGTGAACTGGGCGCCACAGCTCAACGGCGTTTCCGGGGCCGGAGGCCTGGACGCGCGCTACGGTCTGGCCGGCAACCTCACCGCCAGCCTCGCCCTCAACCCCGACTTCGCCGAGACCGAGGCCGACGAGTTCACCAGCCAGATCTCCCGCTTCGAGATCTTCTTCCCGGAGAAGCGCAAGTTCTTCACCGAAGGCGCCAACTACTTCCAGACCCCGATGGACCTGTTCTTCTCGCGGCGGGTGGGAGCGCGGCTCCCCGACGGCGAGCCGCAGCGCATCTACGAAGGACTGAAGCTCACCGGACAGGCGCGCGGCTGGACCATCGGGGCGCTGGAGGCGTTGACCCAGCGCACCGAGTTCACCGATCCCAACACGGGCGCGGTCGAGACCGAGCCGGGAGCGTTCTTCGGAGTGCTGCGGCTGCAGCACGGCATCCTGCAAAAGTCGGCCCTCGGGTTCATCTCCGTGAACCGGCTGCAGCAAGACCCCATCGCGCGCGACGCCGCCGGCAACGTGCTCAGCGAGAGCGAGAGCACGCAGGCGGTGGACCTCAGCATCCGGCACGGCCAGCACGTCACCTGGGCCTCGCAGTTCATGATGAACTTCAACGCCCTGAACCCCGGCTTCGACGCCCAGCACCTGGGCTGGCAGTCCACGTTCACCTACGACTCGGAACAGTACTTTTTCCAGAGCGCGGGCAAGTTCCTGGGCAACAAGGTGAACGTCAGCAGCACCGGCTTCGAGCCGGAGGTGGACCGCTGGAGCGGAGAGATGACGGCGGAGTACAAGCCCTTCATCAACCGTTACGGTATCCGCCAGATCTTCGCCACCCTGGACTACGGCGAGGGCAACGGCACCCAGGGAGAGCTGGAGAGCTCCGGGGCCAGCGGCAACCTGGAGGTGCAGTTCAAGAACTTCTGGGACTTCGCGGCCGGCTACAGCTACGACCGCACCCGTTTCTTTTTTTTCACCCCGGACTTTGGGCGGGTGTGCACGGTCAACCTGGCCTGCACCCGGCTGTACCTGGACCCCAATTGGGCGCTGCAGCTCTCCACCAACCGGACGCGGCGGTGGTACCTCCTCTTCCAGTACGCGCACGGCAAGATGACCCAGTTCAACGAGAACTTCCACGGCTTCTTCCACCAGTACACCGCCGGCCTGACGGCGTTGGTGGGCAGCCATCTGAACTGGGACGCCACCGCCATCTACATCAGCGAGTACCAGGACGGCGGCCGGCCCTTCCAGGACCGGCGCTTCCTGATCTCGCGCACCACCTACCAGTTCACCCCCAAGCTGCGGGCGCGGGTGCTGGCCCAGTACGAGAGCGACATCCACGGCCACAACCTGAGCGTGAATTCGCTGGTGGCCTACGACTTCACGGCGCGCAGCGCGCTCTTCCTCGGCTACAACCACCAGCGGCACGTGCCCCTGCAGCCCTCCGACCTGGGAAACGAGGTGTTTGTGAAGCTGTCGTACCTGTTCTCGTTCTAG
- a CDS encoding sigma-54 dependent transcriptional regulator, with protein MGLVATMPATAEVLRTDLLNLLIVDDDRAVREGCREVGQALGFQTCVAEDAAHAYRLLDARSIDVVLLDLKLPGAHGLEVLQQVRRRRPQAEVIVITGFATVQSAVTAMKNGACDYVTKPFNVEELRALLERAARHIKLAGENRLLREKVRSKQGFGNLIGRSPEMEKIYRIIAKAASSSHPVLILGESGTGKELVARSIHFSGPNRDRPFIPVDCGSLVPTLIESELFGYVRGAFTGAARSKEGLLAIANGGTVFLDEVAELPVDLQAKLLRAIQEKEIRPVGSTRRVPIQVRILAATNRELDTLVEQGSFRKDLYFRLNVLALRIPPLRERKPDIPLLVGHFLERLTRVDGVERTLSDDALKVFMNYDWPGNVRELENCLERASAMSSGPLIHLADLPTNLQDSRVRPLAGPGTPRVVPIAELEKQAILSTIEQVHGDKLLAARLLGIGKTTLYRKLKEYAAREEPGEAGGRP; from the coding sequence ATGGGATTGGTAGCGACCATGCCCGCCACCGCCGAGGTTTTGCGTACCGATCTGCTGAACCTGCTGATCGTCGACGACGACCGCGCCGTCCGCGAAGGTTGCCGCGAGGTTGGGCAGGCGCTGGGCTTCCAGACCTGCGTCGCCGAGGACGCCGCCCACGCCTATCGCCTTCTGGACGCGCGCAGCATCGACGTGGTGCTGCTCGACCTGAAGCTCCCCGGCGCTCACGGCCTCGAGGTCTTGCAGCAGGTGCGCCGCCGCCGTCCCCAGGCTGAGGTCATCGTCATCACCGGCTTCGCCACCGTGCAGTCGGCGGTCACGGCCATGAAGAACGGCGCCTGCGACTACGTCACCAAGCCTTTCAACGTGGAGGAGTTGCGCGCCCTGCTGGAGCGCGCCGCCCGCCATATCAAGCTGGCCGGCGAGAACCGCCTGCTGCGCGAGAAGGTGCGCTCCAAGCAGGGCTTCGGCAACCTCATCGGCCGCTCCCCGGAGATGGAGAAGATCTACCGCATCATCGCCAAGGCTGCCTCCAGCTCCCACCCCGTGCTCATCCTGGGAGAGAGCGGCACCGGCAAGGAGCTGGTGGCCCGCTCCATCCACTTCTCCGGACCCAACCGCGACCGCCCTTTCATCCCGGTGGACTGCGGCTCCCTGGTCCCCACCCTGATCGAGAGCGAGCTCTTCGGCTACGTGCGTGGCGCCTTCACCGGCGCCGCCCGCTCCAAGGAAGGTCTGCTGGCCATCGCCAACGGCGGCACCGTCTTCCTGGACGAGGTCGCCGAACTCCCCGTGGACTTGCAGGCCAAGCTGCTGCGCGCCATCCAGGAGAAGGAGATCCGGCCGGTGGGCAGCACCCGCCGCGTCCCCATCCAGGTACGCATCCTGGCCGCCACCAACCGCGAACTCGATACCCTGGTGGAGCAGGGCTCCTTCCGCAAGGACCTTTACTTCCGCCTCAACGTGCTGGCTCTGCGCATTCCGCCCCTGCGCGAGCGCAAGCCGGACATCCCCTTGCTGGTGGGGCACTTCCTGGAGCGGCTGACGCGGGTGGACGGCGTGGAGCGCACCCTCAGCGACGACGCCCTCAAGGTGTTCATGAACTACGACTGGCCGGGCAACGTGCGCGAATTGGAGAACTGCCTGGAGCGCGCCAGTGCTATGAGTTCCGGCCCTCTCATCCACCTGGCCGACCTGCCCACCAACCTGCAGGACTCGCGGGTGCGTCCGCTCGCCGGGCCCGGGACCCCGCGCGTGGTTCCCATCGCCGAATTGGAAAAACAGGCCATCCTCTCGACCATCGAGCAGGTGCACGGCGACAAGCTGCTGGCCGCCCGGCTGCTGGGCATCGGCAAAACCACGCTCTATCGCAAGCTGAAGGAATACGCCGCGCGGGAGGAGCCGGGCGAGGCGGGAGGGCGGCCATGA